The nucleotide sequence CCACAAGTAATGCTCATTCTATATACGATCTCAGAACCCCTGAAGATATAATTACATTATTAAGTTGCCTTGGAATGGATTCACAAGAGGCAAAGAATTCTTTATCCAAATATCCTCTAGATATAATTGAGAGGAGTAAAATCAGAGAAAATATAGTGGTTAAAGGAGTCAGAATAGTAGAATAAGATGATAAAATGAAACTCAAAATACTTCCTCCAACTCTTAGAACTAAAAAACGGTACATTGCATTTGAAGCTATATCCCCAGTGCCGTTAAAAAGGGAGGATGTAATTTCAATGGTATGGGAATCATCATTAAACTTTTATGGAGAATGCAAAACCAGTAAATTCGATTTATGGATTATGAGAATCTGGAATTTTGGATCATCAAATGATAAAAATATTATTAAAGGAATTATTCAATGCAATAGAGAAGAAATAAAATCAGTTAGAACATCTATTTCACTTATAAATAAATTTAAAGGTAAACCCGTTGTCTTCCATACCCTTGGTATTTCTGGGACTATTAAAGCAGCAATAAAAAAGTATATTAAACTAGAAGACAAACATAAATAAATAGTTTTTAATTTATATTTTGAATTCATCTTAATCCAAAATACCATGAATTCTAAATATTATCTAAAATCAGATTTGAATGGGTAATCTGATATATTCAGAAATGATCAATTAATCTAAGTAAAATATTGACCCCTAATATTTATTAAATCCGAAAATCAAATTCATTTATGTAATTGAAAAATAATAGAGAGGTATATATATGCAACCTATGCCAGGAGCAGGATATGATAGGGCTATAACTGTATTTAGCCCAGATGGAAGACTTTTTCAGGTTGAATATGCAAGAGAAGCTGTAAAAAGAGGTACAACTTCATTAGGTGTAAAATCCAGTGAAGGTATTGTACTTGTTGTTGATAAAAGGCCAACAAGTAAACTGGTTGAGCCAAAATCCATAGAAAAAATATTCCAGATTGATGACCATATTGGTGCAGCAACCTCCGGACTTGTGGCTGATGCAAGGTCTCTAATTGAAAGAGCAAGATTAGAATCTCAAATAAACAGAATAACCTATAACGAACCAATTAGAGTAGAAGGTTTAGCAAAAAAAATTTGTGACATGAAACAGATGTACACACAGCATGGTGGTGTAAGACCTTTTGGTTCAGCTCTGATAATTGGGGGA is from Methanobacterium sp. and encodes:
- a CDS encoding Rpp14/Pop5 family protein, encoding MKLKILPPTLRTKKRYIAFEAISPVPLKREDVISMVWESSLNFYGECKTSKFDLWIMRIWNFGSSNDKNIIKGIIQCNREEIKSVRTSISLINKFKGKPVVFHTLGISGTIKAAIKKYIKLEDKHK
- the psmA gene encoding archaeal proteasome endopeptidase complex subunit alpha encodes the protein MQPMPGAGYDRAITVFSPDGRLFQVEYAREAVKRGTTSLGVKSSEGIVLVVDKRPTSKLVEPKSIEKIFQIDDHIGAATSGLVADARSLIERARLESQINRITYNEPIRVEGLAKKICDMKQMYTQHGGVRPFGSALIIGGVNENGCKLFETDPSGALIEYKATAIGAGRQIAMDEFEKKYREDMTLNEAIDLALDAVYEATEGKTTAESVEIAVIEYSTKKFRKLTEDEIEEYIDELLLRKPKEEEEEEE